In Thermococcus thioreducens, a genomic segment contains:
- a CDS encoding saccharopine dehydrogenase family protein, whose protein sequence is MKVLVLGAGNVGRAVAWDLRDEFDVHVGDVSEERLKAVSEFATPSKVDAANFDELVEVMRGFELVIGALPGRFGYRSVRAAIRAGVDMVDVSFMPENPLELRDEAEKAGVTVIVDAGFAPGLSHILMGRIWQEMDELREGYIYVGGLPKEPKPPLYYRITWSPKDLIEEYTRPARVIRNWEVTTVDPFERIERVSIADFEFEAFISDGLRSLLESVRAERLEEWTLRWPGHLEKMKVLRELGFFKEEHVDKTLDVIAPLMTYESPDFSIMQVLGKGTLDGERKEIGYLLYDEERGGFTSMARVTGFTAAIIARLVAEQGCIFGVIPPEILGMRIDTFTRITEELGERGIKIERWENAPPGDS, encoded by the coding sequence ATGAAGGTTCTCGTTCTCGGTGCCGGAAACGTTGGGAGGGCAGTAGCATGGGATTTGAGGGACGAGTTTGACGTTCACGTGGGAGACGTCAGTGAGGAGAGGCTGAAGGCCGTTTCTGAGTTTGCAACTCCCTCGAAGGTGGACGCGGCAAACTTCGATGAACTTGTCGAGGTCATGAGGGGCTTCGAGCTGGTCATCGGGGCCCTGCCTGGAAGGTTTGGATACCGATCCGTAAGGGCGGCCATAAGGGCTGGCGTTGACATGGTCGACGTTTCGTTCATGCCCGAAAATCCGCTGGAACTCCGGGACGAGGCTGAAAAGGCGGGGGTAACGGTGATAGTTGATGCCGGCTTTGCTCCGGGGCTCAGCCATATCCTGATGGGGCGCATCTGGCAGGAGATGGACGAACTGAGGGAGGGCTATATCTACGTCGGGGGCCTTCCGAAGGAGCCGAAACCGCCACTTTATTACAGAATTACATGGTCACCTAAAGACTTAATTGAGGAGTACACGAGGCCAGCACGCGTGATAAGGAACTGGGAAGTCACCACAGTCGACCCGTTTGAGAGGATTGAACGGGTCTCCATCGCGGACTTCGAGTTTGAGGCGTTCATAAGCGACGGTCTGAGGAGCCTCCTGGAAAGTGTAAGGGCGGAAAGGCTTGAAGAGTGGACGCTCCGCTGGCCGGGGCATCTGGAAAAAATGAAGGTTTTGAGGGAGCTCGGATTTTTCAAAGAGGAGCACGTTGATAAGACGCTTGATGTCATAGCCCCGCTCATGACCTACGAGAGCCCGGACTTCTCCATAATGCAGGTCCTGGGGAAAGGAACGCTGGACGGAGAGAGGAAGGAGATCGGTTACCTGCTCTACGACGAAGAGAGGGGAGGGTTCACGTCCATGGCTCGCGTTACAGGGTTCACGGCGGCGATAATAGCGCGCCTCGTTGCCGAGCAAGGGTGCATCTTCGGAGTTATCCCCCCGGAGATACTGGGGATGAGGATAGACACCTTCACGCGCATAACTGAGGAGCTTGGAGAGAGGGGGATAAAGATTGAGAGGTGGGAGAATGCTCCACCTGGTGATAGCTGA
- a CDS encoding metallophosphoesterase — MPFKLPIFRKKVLEVLASSDETKVMHISDTPESVYRFLDGIIGKTRPDYIIHTGDLADNVKLERRPELVPLYKGALRKLARVLKGSGAVLYIVPGNEDDPELLREFFGDSVVEPGTVIEIEGSRFALGHTWREVAEKEADFRLYGHNFKLIERGLNGVLGVNFVLLPSGKTYRVKYPGGTDFDRGYKMWRGM; from the coding sequence ATGCCGTTCAAGCTACCCATCTTCCGGAAGAAAGTCCTTGAGGTGCTCGCTTCCTCCGATGAGACCAAGGTCATGCACATAAGCGACACGCCGGAAAGTGTCTACCGCTTCCTCGATGGGATTATTGGGAAAACCCGGCCGGATTACATTATCCACACCGGCGACTTGGCCGACAACGTGAAGCTTGAGAGGAGGCCGGAGCTGGTGCCCCTCTACAAGGGTGCCCTGAGAAAACTGGCACGTGTCCTTAAAGGCTCCGGCGCGGTTCTTTACATCGTTCCGGGCAACGAAGACGACCCTGAACTGCTCAGGGAGTTCTTCGGCGATTCCGTCGTCGAGCCAGGCACGGTCATCGAGATCGAGGGTAGCAGGTTTGCCCTCGGCCACACCTGGCGAGAAGTTGCGGAGAAAGAAGCCGACTTCAGGCTCTACGGCCACAACTTCAAGCTGATCGAGAGGGGTCTAAACGGCGTTCTTGGAGTCAACTTCGTCCTCCTCCCGAGCGGAAAGACCTACAGGGTGAAGTATCCCGGAGGAACGGACTTCGATAGAGGCTACAAGATGTGGAGGGGTATGTGA
- a CDS encoding NOL1/NOP2/sun family putative RNA methylase, protein MLEKLFSLGYSKTFAERYYELWGERALSIAEAMEKPLPRCFRINTLRIEVPRLTKLLNKKGFQFKRIPWAREGFCLTREPFSITSTPEYLSGLLYIQEASSMYPPVALEPKPGEIVADMAAAPGGKTSYLAQLMENEGIVYAFDVGEERLKETRLNLSRLGVTNTVLLHKSSLHIDELSVEFDRILLDAPCTGSGTIHKNPERKANRTMEDVKFCQGLQMRLIEKGLSVLKRGGTLVYSTCSLEPEENEFVIQWVLDNFDVELLPLRYGEPALTMPFGVELSDEIRKARRFYPDKHGTSGFFVAKLRKL, encoded by the coding sequence ATGCTGGAAAAGTTGTTTTCCCTCGGCTACTCGAAGACCTTCGCGGAGCGCTATTATGAACTCTGGGGCGAGAGGGCATTAAGCATAGCCGAGGCGATGGAAAAGCCCCTGCCGAGGTGCTTCCGCATAAATACCCTTCGCATCGAAGTTCCAAGGCTCACCAAACTCCTCAACAAGAAGGGCTTTCAGTTTAAGAGGATTCCCTGGGCGAGGGAGGGCTTCTGCCTGACGAGGGAACCCTTCTCGATAACCTCAACGCCCGAGTACCTCAGCGGTCTCCTCTACATTCAGGAGGCAAGCTCTATGTATCCGCCGGTGGCTCTGGAACCGAAGCCCGGCGAGATCGTTGCCGACATGGCGGCGGCACCGGGAGGTAAAACTTCTTACCTCGCCCAGCTGATGGAGAACGAGGGCATCGTTTACGCCTTCGACGTCGGAGAGGAGCGCTTGAAGGAGACCCGCCTGAACCTCTCAAGGCTTGGAGTCACAAATACGGTGCTCCTCCACAAATCGTCGCTCCACATAGATGAACTCAGCGTCGAGTTCGACAGAATCCTCCTCGATGCACCGTGCACCGGCTCAGGCACAATCCACAAAAACCCTGAGAGGAAAGCCAACAGGACGATGGAGGATGTAAAGTTCTGCCAGGGACTGCAGATGAGGCTCATTGAGAAGGGCCTAAGCGTGCTCAAAAGGGGTGGAACCCTCGTCTACTCCACCTGCTCCCTTGAGCCCGAGGAGAACGAGTTCGTGATCCAGTGGGTTCTTGATAACTTCGACGTTGAACTGCTCCCGCTTCGCTACGGCGAGCCGGCTCTAACGATGCCCTTTGGAGTCGAGCTGAGCGATGAGATAAGAAAGGCGAGGCGCTTCTACCCCGACAAGCACGGCACGAGCGGCTTCTTCGTTGCAAAGCTCAGGAAGCTTTAA
- a CDS encoding ATP-binding protein, with translation MAVKIVKLVRHNPWWKGADWEREDPDLSRVEDVIPRKEIVIKEGSVTLLRGIRRAGKSFYIKTMIKRLISDGVAPRRVVYIPCDRFTKREVRGFIDELRLRHGELYVFLDEITYLDGWRLLLKELGEDRITTVATGSNPVEMKREAELLPGRGIEGNEYYFNPLNFREFARFMNPELPDVSFPYNEPAVDSVFPWYEELEGLFYAYILTGGFPEAVLDYKSSGTIGEERYEEIIRLVLGEIAKSGKSEEIARELLEAIFRLKGNRVDYVTLAGEVGVSHPTVREYLSTLESARVIYTLEAWDIAKKRHAHRKEKKIVFQSPLIATALAVYLGENPVEFVEGNVEWLVENIVASHVIWHIEEPILREKHSFAGFYYDRNKECDLVVREGGKFFGIEVKYGKVKRKHYPFPTLYVSKDELGEDTVPVSLYLLGLEKSGRSI, from the coding sequence ATGGCGGTTAAGATAGTAAAACTCGTCAGGCACAACCCCTGGTGGAAGGGAGCAGACTGGGAGAGGGAAGACCCGGACCTCTCACGTGTGGAGGATGTGATTCCCAGGAAAGAAATCGTGATAAAGGAAGGTTCAGTAACGCTCCTCAGAGGAATTCGCCGTGCCGGCAAGAGCTTTTACATTAAGACCATGATAAAAAGGCTGATTTCAGATGGTGTAGCTCCCAGGAGGGTCGTCTATATACCCTGCGACAGGTTCACAAAGAGAGAGGTCAGGGGCTTCATAGACGAGCTGAGACTAAGACACGGGGAGCTTTACGTCTTCCTCGACGAGATAACGTACCTCGATGGCTGGCGTCTCCTCCTCAAAGAACTCGGTGAAGACAGAATAACTACAGTCGCAACCGGCTCTAATCCGGTAGAGATGAAGAGAGAGGCCGAGCTTTTACCCGGGAGGGGCATCGAGGGAAACGAGTACTACTTCAACCCCCTGAACTTCAGGGAATTTGCGCGGTTTATGAACCCTGAACTGCCGGATGTGTCTTTTCCCTACAACGAACCAGCCGTTGATAGCGTTTTCCCCTGGTACGAGGAGCTTGAAGGGCTTTTCTACGCGTACATTCTTACTGGCGGTTTTCCTGAGGCAGTTTTGGACTACAAAAGCTCTGGAACCATCGGGGAGGAGCGGTACGAGGAGATAATAAGGCTGGTTCTCGGCGAAATTGCCAAATCTGGAAAGAGTGAGGAGATTGCAAGGGAACTCCTGGAGGCGATTTTCAGGCTCAAGGGCAACCGCGTTGATTACGTAACCCTCGCTGGAGAAGTCGGAGTTTCCCACCCGACCGTTAGGGAGTATCTCTCGACCCTTGAGAGCGCGAGGGTTATTTACACCCTTGAGGCCTGGGACATAGCCAAAAAGAGGCACGCCCACCGGAAGGAGAAAAAGATAGTCTTCCAAAGCCCCCTCATAGCGACGGCACTGGCGGTTTATCTCGGTGAGAATCCGGTTGAGTTCGTTGAGGGAAACGTTGAATGGCTTGTCGAGAACATCGTTGCCTCTCATGTCATCTGGCACATCGAGGAACCAATACTCCGGGAAAAGCACTCCTTCGCCGGATTTTACTACGACAGGAACAAGGAGTGCGACCTCGTTGTGCGGGAGGGGGGAAAGTTCTTCGGGATCGAGGTGAAATACGGAAAGGTGAAAAGAAAGCACTACCCGTTCCCGACCCTTTACGTCTCGAAGGATGAGCTTGGTGAGGACACCGTTCCCGTCTCGCTGTATCTTCTCGGCCTGGAGAAGAGCGGGAGGTCAATATGA
- a CDS encoding ATP-binding protein yields MREDLAKVLVEWQETWTPELVERDFDVSLIPDKPRKVVTFAGCRRSGKTYLMFQLINELSKKAPREEIFYINFEDERLEKRTETLTELIPTIEELYGKKDGLYLFLDEIQNIPGWDSWVRRVHDSRRDVRLFLSGSSSKLSSREIPTSLRGRALTFEVFPLSFREFLRFKGFEVPENLDFSPKKPALLNLLREYLLYGGFPEVVLTSDVRVKRLIVMDYFNTVIALDVVERYSIRNPEELRAFIRLLLNSEYVSLSKTAKTMRSMGYSISKSTLASYLRYLEECYFAFPLEVYSPKVRLRMQHPRKIYFVDTSFLTFLSVKFSENMGRLMENAVFIELLRRRKEVNYALGKNWEVDFVLPEEETLIQVSYDISGEETFNREVNALRKASREFGFKNVLLITWDVAGRVKGKDTTIEMTPLWRFLMGST; encoded by the coding sequence ATGAGGGAGGATTTGGCCAAGGTCTTAGTGGAGTGGCAGGAAACCTGGACGCCCGAGCTCGTCGAGAGGGACTTTGATGTCTCCCTGATACCGGATAAACCGAGAAAGGTTGTAACCTTTGCCGGCTGCCGGAGGTCAGGCAAAACGTACCTGATGTTCCAGCTCATCAACGAGCTGTCAAAAAAAGCTCCGAGGGAGGAAATATTCTACATCAACTTTGAAGATGAAAGGCTCGAAAAGAGAACCGAAACTCTAACGGAGCTCATACCAACGATAGAGGAGCTCTACGGAAAAAAAGATGGGCTGTACCTTTTTCTGGACGAGATACAGAACATTCCGGGCTGGGACTCGTGGGTGAGGAGAGTCCATGATTCGAGGAGAGACGTGAGGCTTTTTTTAAGCGGTTCTTCCTCAAAGCTCTCCAGCAGAGAAATCCCCACCTCACTCAGAGGCAGGGCCCTGACGTTCGAGGTTTTTCCCCTGAGCTTTCGGGAGTTCCTGAGGTTCAAGGGTTTTGAGGTGCCGGAGAATTTAGATTTCAGCCCAAAAAAGCCAGCCTTACTCAACCTGCTGAGGGAGTACCTCCTATACGGAGGTTTCCCAGAGGTGGTTCTAACCAGCGACGTGAGGGTCAAGCGGTTGATAGTTATGGACTACTTCAACACGGTAATAGCCCTCGATGTCGTGGAGAGGTACTCAATCAGAAACCCGGAAGAGCTCAGAGCTTTCATCCGACTTCTCCTTAACTCCGAGTACGTGAGCCTGAGCAAAACCGCGAAAACTATGAGGAGCATGGGCTACTCAATATCCAAATCAACGCTCGCCAGCTACCTGAGGTACCTTGAGGAGTGCTACTTTGCATTTCCCCTTGAGGTGTATTCCCCCAAGGTGAGGCTCAGGATGCAGCACCCCAGAAAGATATACTTCGTTGATACGTCCTTTTTGACGTTTCTTAGCGTGAAGTTCAGCGAGAACATGGGGAGGCTTATGGAGAACGCCGTTTTCATCGAGCTCCTCCGGAGGAGAAAGGAAGTTAATTATGCCCTCGGGAAGAACTGGGAGGTTGATTTCGTCCTGCCTGAGGAGGAGACACTGATCCAGGTGAGCTACGATATCAGCGGAGAAGAGACGTTTAATCGTGAGGTGAACGCTCTCAGAAAGGCTTCGAGAGAATTCGGATTTAAAAACGTCCTGCTGATTACATGGGACGTGGCGGGCAGGGTAAAAGGGAAGGACACCACCATAGAGATGACCCCCCTGTGGAGGTTTTTGATGGGTTCCACCTGA
- a CDS encoding ATP-binding protein, whose translation MILVSKFIDREPELEFLRSRYSSERPELIILYGRRRIGKTYILQKFLSEVDGVYLLAEESETILDDFSERLAEYFKDPFLMENPFQNWRAFFTYLAGKSSERLVVVIDEVQYIAKAQRDFLSVLQKYWDMHLSNTKIMLILCGSLVSFMEGVLSAKSPIYGRRTGAWKVEEMDFFNVRKFHPLSTEEAVHVYSVFGGVPQYWADYDPELDFWDNLRVLLLSKGAKYYDEPKYLLKQELRDVSRYFSILRAIALGYNRFGQIADRAKVDLNSLGKYLNVLEGMGYISEEKPLVGRGRGIYKITDRLFNFWFRFVYPRKSEIEMGFDVVEDIKPKFNEYLGFVFEEIARQFLVELNRAGKIPFRFTRIGRWWHKGEEIDIVALNEREKKVLFVEVKWKELKEREAREILKDLERKAGLVGLDDWEKGYGLVAKHLEGKEELMDDGWMVWDLRDF comes from the coding sequence ATGATACTCGTGAGTAAGTTTATTGACCGCGAGCCGGAGCTGGAGTTCCTGAGGAGCAGATACAGTTCTGAAAGGCCCGAGCTGATAATCCTCTACGGACGGAGGAGGATAGGAAAAACATACATCCTTCAGAAGTTCCTTTCCGAAGTTGATGGGGTCTATCTGCTCGCCGAGGAGAGCGAGACCATCCTCGACGACTTCTCCGAAAGGCTCGCCGAGTATTTCAAAGACCCGTTCCTCATGGAGAATCCATTTCAGAACTGGAGGGCTTTCTTCACTTATCTCGCAGGAAAAAGCTCTGAAAGGCTTGTAGTGGTAATAGATGAGGTTCAGTACATAGCGAAAGCCCAAAGGGACTTTCTCAGCGTCCTCCAGAAGTACTGGGATATGCATCTCTCCAATACAAAGATAATGCTGATACTCTGCGGTTCGCTGGTTTCGTTCATGGAGGGCGTTCTTTCAGCAAAGTCACCGATATACGGAAGAAGAACCGGGGCGTGGAAAGTTGAGGAAATGGACTTTTTCAACGTAAGGAAGTTCCACCCCCTAAGCACCGAGGAGGCCGTCCACGTCTATTCCGTCTTTGGAGGAGTCCCACAGTACTGGGCTGATTACGATCCAGAGCTTGACTTCTGGGACAATCTAAGAGTTCTTCTGCTGTCGAAGGGTGCGAAATACTATGATGAGCCAAAATACCTTCTTAAACAGGAGCTGAGGGATGTTTCGAGGTACTTCTCCATACTGAGGGCGATAGCACTCGGCTACAACCGCTTCGGCCAGATAGCCGACAGAGCTAAGGTTGACCTTAACTCGCTCGGCAAGTACCTCAACGTCCTTGAGGGGATGGGATACATAAGCGAGGAAAAGCCCCTCGTGGGACGGGGAAGGGGCATCTACAAAATAACCGACAGGCTCTTCAACTTCTGGTTCCGCTTCGTCTATCCGAGGAAAAGCGAGATCGAGATGGGGTTTGACGTCGTTGAGGACATCAAGCCCAAGTTTAATGAATACCTTGGCTTCGTTTTCGAGGAAATAGCAAGGCAGTTCTTAGTTGAGCTCAACAGGGCCGGAAAGATACCCTTCAGGTTCACGAGGATTGGAAGGTGGTGGCATAAAGGGGAGGAGATTGACATTGTGGCGCTGAATGAGAGGGAGAAAAAAGTTCTCTTCGTGGAAGTGAAGTGGAAAGAGCTGAAAGAGAGGGAAGCACGGGAAATCTTGAAGGATCTGGAGCGGAAGGCCGGGCTTGTCGGTCTCGATGACTGGGAGAAGGGCTATGGTCTCGTGGCAAAGCACCTTGAGGGTAAGGAAGAGCTGATGGATGACGGCTGGATGGTTTGGGACCTGAGGGACTTTTAG
- the argF gene encoding ornithine carbamoyltransferase: protein MVVSLAGRDVLCLQDFTREEIETILKTAEMMKIWNKIGKPHRVLEGKTLAMIFQKPSTRTRISFEVGIYQLGGYGLYLNANDLQLRRGETIADTARVLSRYVDGIMARVFDHQDVVDLAKYADVPVINGLSDFSHPCQALADYQTILEKKGRIQGLKVVYVGDGNNVAHSLMIAGTKLGANVVVATPEGYEPDKRVIKWAEQNAAESGGSFELLHDPVQAVKGADVIYTDVWASMGQEAEAEERRKIFQPFQVNKELVKHAKPDYIFMHCLPAHRGEEVTDDVVDSPNSVVFDEAENRLHAQKAVMALVMGGIKV from the coding sequence ATGGTGGTTAGCCTTGCTGGAAGGGACGTTCTCTGCCTTCAGGACTTCACGAGGGAGGAGATTGAAACTATTCTCAAAACCGCCGAAATGATGAAGATATGGAACAAGATAGGAAAGCCGCACCGCGTCCTTGAGGGGAAGACGCTGGCAATGATATTCCAGAAGCCCTCAACCAGGACGAGGATTTCCTTCGAGGTCGGCATCTACCAGCTCGGCGGCTACGGCCTCTACCTCAACGCGAACGATCTTCAGCTCAGGCGCGGCGAGACGATAGCCGATACCGCCCGCGTCCTCAGCAGGTACGTCGACGGGATAATGGCCCGTGTTTTCGACCACCAGGACGTTGTTGACCTCGCCAAGTACGCCGACGTTCCGGTCATCAACGGTCTGAGCGACTTCTCGCACCCGTGCCAGGCTTTAGCGGACTACCAGACCATACTTGAGAAGAAGGGCAGGATTCAGGGACTTAAGGTCGTCTACGTCGGCGACGGCAACAACGTGGCACACTCACTCATGATAGCCGGGACTAAGCTCGGTGCCAACGTCGTCGTTGCAACTCCAGAGGGCTACGAGCCGGATAAGCGCGTAATCAAGTGGGCCGAGCAGAACGCGGCCGAGAGCGGTGGCAGCTTCGAGCTCCTCCACGACCCGGTTCAGGCAGTTAAAGGTGCGGACGTCATCTACACCGACGTCTGGGCGTCAATGGGTCAGGAGGCCGAGGCCGAGGAGAGGAGGAAGATATTCCAGCCGTTCCAGGTGAACAAGGAACTAGTCAAGCACGCCAAGCCGGACTACATCTTCATGCACTGCCTCCCGGCCCACCGCGGTGAAGAAGTTACGGACGACGTCGTTGACTCCCCGAACAGCGTCGTCTTCGATGAAGCGGAGAACAGGCTCCACGCCCAGAAGGCAGTGATGGCCCTCGTCATGGGCGGGATAAAGGTCTGA
- a CDS encoding DUF996 domain-containing protein produces MADLRNAKLMGGIGAILTFVGLGFVGFILKLLAVKNIAEATGREEIFSKYLWAAILGILASLVFVASWWGAIMGMAAHGAPEFGLGMMGVGGLLAAVLMIVGAWFMKQSYDMISEETGVGAFHTAALLYIVGAILMIVLIGGLLVLIAAILEIIAFFSLPDEIEKPGEELPPVA; encoded by the coding sequence GTGGCGGATTTGAGGAATGCAAAGCTGATGGGCGGCATCGGTGCCATCCTGACGTTTGTCGGACTGGGCTTCGTGGGCTTTATCCTGAAGCTCCTTGCCGTTAAGAACATCGCAGAAGCCACCGGAAGGGAGGAGATATTCAGCAAGTACCTCTGGGCTGCGATACTTGGAATTCTGGCCAGCCTCGTTTTCGTGGCGAGCTGGTGGGGGGCAATAATGGGAATGGCCGCGCATGGGGCGCCCGAGTTTGGCCTCGGCATGATGGGAGTTGGCGGCCTGCTCGCGGCGGTGCTTATGATAGTCGGGGCCTGGTTCATGAAACAGAGCTACGACATGATTTCGGAGGAGACAGGGGTTGGAGCCTTCCACACGGCGGCGCTGCTTTACATCGTCGGTGCCATCCTGATGATAGTCCTGATAGGTGGGCTGCTCGTGTTGATAGCGGCAATCCTGGAGATAATAGCTTTCTTCTCCCTCCCAGATGAGATTGAGAAGCCCGGAGAAGAGCTCCCTCCAGTCGCGTGA
- the thyX gene encoding FAD-dependent thymidylate synthase produces the protein MSGGIKVTLVNYTKKPLETVTWSALISYWDEWESEAFGRITEKDVEMHLPKVLGYGHESILEHAVLTFALEGCSRVCSHQLVRHRIASYTQQSQRYIKLNADDVEETFVIPETVKQRPELYEKWKRLMREAIELYEESYKAGLHQEDARFILPQAVRTKIVVTMNLRELKHFFGLRTCERAQWEIREVAWKMLEEIAKNDDLRPIIKWAKLGPRCVQLGYCPEGELMPPGCWRRTRERWKALTGSKPTV, from the coding sequence ATGAGCGGTGGAATCAAGGTTACCCTTGTCAATTATACGAAAAAACCCCTTGAAACCGTCACGTGGTCAGCGCTCATAAGCTACTGGGACGAGTGGGAGAGCGAGGCCTTCGGGCGGATTACCGAGAAGGACGTCGAGATGCACCTGCCGAAGGTTTTGGGCTACGGCCACGAGTCAATCCTTGAGCACGCGGTTCTGACGTTTGCCCTCGAGGGATGTTCTCGGGTCTGTTCGCATCAACTTGTCCGCCACAGGATAGCCAGCTACACCCAGCAGAGCCAGCGCTACATCAAGCTCAACGCTGACGACGTTGAGGAGACCTTCGTGATTCCTGAAACTGTGAAGCAGAGGCCAGAACTCTACGAGAAATGGAAGCGCCTCATGAGAGAAGCTATAGAGCTCTACGAGGAGAGCTACAAGGCAGGCCTCCACCAGGAGGACGCGCGCTTCATTCTTCCCCAAGCGGTTAGAACTAAAATCGTTGTTACCATGAACCTCCGCGAGCTCAAGCACTTCTTCGGCCTGAGAACCTGTGAAAGGGCCCAGTGGGAGATAAGAGAGGTTGCATGGAAGATGCTGGAAGAGATTGCGAAGAATGATGACCTGAGGCCGATTATCAAGTGGGCAAAGCTCGGACCCAGATGCGTCCAGCTGGGCTACTGTCCTGAGGGCGAACTCATGCCACCTGGCTGCTGGAGGAGGACAAGGGAGAGGTGGAAAGCCCTGACGGGTTCCAAACCAACGGTTTAA
- a CDS encoding HIT family protein — protein sequence MKIMWAPWRIEYIRSPKHDGCIFCDFPKENRDRERLILYRGKHAFVIMNNYPYNPGHVMIAPYRHVGRWEDLTDEELLEIMKLSQLMIKALKKTMNPHGFNMGVNLGRVAGAGIDDHVHLHIVPRWNGDTNFMPVIADTKVIPESLEEAYEELKAAIDEIIGEKAEEKA from the coding sequence ATGAAGATAATGTGGGCACCGTGGCGCATTGAGTACATACGCTCACCGAAGCACGACGGCTGCATATTCTGCGACTTCCCTAAGGAGAACCGCGATAGGGAGAGGCTCATCCTCTACCGGGGGAAGCACGCTTTTGTCATCATGAACAACTACCCCTACAACCCGGGCCACGTCATGATAGCACCCTACCGGCACGTCGGGAGGTGGGAAGACCTCACCGACGAGGAGCTCCTTGAGATCATGAAGCTCTCCCAGCTCATGATAAAGGCCCTGAAAAAGACCATGAACCCCCACGGCTTCAACATGGGCGTGAACCTCGGCCGTGTCGCCGGGGCAGGGATAGACGACCACGTGCACCTCCACATAGTGCCGAGGTGGAACGGCGATACCAACTTCATGCCGGTGATAGCGGACACGAAAGTCATTCCAGAGTCGCTTGAGGAGGCCTACGAGGAACTCAAGGCGGCAATAGATGAGATAATTGGTGAAAAAGCGGAAGAGAAGGCCTAA
- a CDS encoding 2,3-bisphosphoglycerate-independent phosphoglycerate mutase has translation MKQRKGLLIILDGLGDRPIKELGGKTPLEYADTPNMDGLAKFGILGQQDPIKPGQPAGSDTAHLSIFGYDPYKVYRGRGFLEALGVGLDLSEDDLAFRVNFATIENGIITDRRAGRISTEEAHELAKAIQENVKLPVEFIFVGATGHRAVLVLKGMAAGYKVGENDPHEAGKPPHEFTWEDDESKKVAEILNDFVRQAHEVLDKHPINEKRRKEGKPIANYLLIRGAGTYPGIPMKFTEQWKVKAAAVVAVSLVKGVARAIGFDVYTPEGATGEYNTDEMAKARKVVELLKDYDFVFLHFKPTDAAGHDNNPRLKAEMIEKADRMIGYIVNNINLEDVVIAITGDHSTPCEVMNHSGDPVPVLIAGGGVRADYTESFGERECMRGGLGRIKGHDIVHIMMDLMNRSEKFGA, from the coding sequence ATGAAGCAGAGAAAGGGACTTCTCATAATCCTCGACGGCCTCGGCGACAGGCCGATAAAAGAACTCGGCGGAAAAACCCCACTTGAGTACGCGGACACACCCAATATGGACGGTCTTGCAAAGTTCGGAATCCTCGGCCAGCAGGACCCAATAAAGCCCGGACAGCCGGCTGGTAGCGACACAGCCCACCTCAGCATCTTCGGCTACGATCCCTACAAGGTCTACCGCGGAAGGGGCTTCCTTGAGGCCCTCGGAGTTGGCCTCGACCTGAGCGAGGACGACCTGGCCTTCCGCGTCAACTTCGCGACCATCGAAAACGGCATCATAACTGACAGGCGCGCCGGAAGGATAAGCACCGAAGAAGCCCACGAGCTGGCAAAAGCTATTCAGGAGAACGTTAAGCTTCCGGTCGAGTTCATCTTTGTAGGGGCCACAGGCCACAGAGCCGTTCTCGTTCTCAAGGGCATGGCCGCAGGCTATAAAGTCGGCGAGAACGACCCCCACGAGGCCGGGAAACCTCCCCATGAGTTCACTTGGGAGGACGATGAAAGCAAGAAGGTCGCCGAGATACTCAACGACTTCGTCAGGCAGGCCCACGAGGTTCTTGACAAGCACCCAATCAACGAGAAGAGGAGAAAGGAGGGCAAGCCCATCGCCAACTACCTGCTCATCCGCGGTGCCGGAACCTACCCTGGAATCCCAATGAAGTTCACCGAGCAGTGGAAGGTGAAGGCAGCGGCAGTCGTCGCTGTCTCCCTCGTCAAGGGCGTCGCCAGGGCGATAGGATTCGACGTTTACACGCCGGAAGGAGCCACCGGTGAGTACAACACCGACGAGATGGCCAAGGCAAGGAAAGTAGTCGAGCTTCTGAAGGACTACGACTTCGTCTTCCTGCACTTCAAGCCCACCGATGCCGCCGGCCATGACAACAACCCGAGGCTCAAGGCCGAGATGATAGAGAAGGCCGACAGGATGATAGGTTACATAGTCAACAACATCAACCTGGAGGACGTTGTTATAGCCATAACCGGCGACCACAGCACACCATGCGAGGTCATGAACCACAGCGGTGACCCGGTGCCTGTTCTCATAGCCGGCGGTGGTGTCAGGGCTGATTATACGGAGAGCTTCGGCGAGCGCGAGTGCATGCGCGGCGGCCTCGGCAGGATTAAGGGCCACGACATCGTGCACATAATGATGGATCTCATGAACAGGAGCGAGAAGTTCGGGGCCTAG